In the Streptomyces fradiae ATCC 10745 = DSM 40063 genome, GCGTGGTCGCGCAGGAGGGCGACCGTGCCGGACATGGCGTGGGTGAAGTCCAGCCAGTGGAGGGCGTCGTAGAGGTGGTGGCGGACGTTGCCGAAGGGGATGGACGAGCCGATTCCGGCGATGATCGCCTCCGGGTCGTGGTGGTCCTGGCTGCCGAAGGTGACGCTGCCGAAGGGCTGGACGCCCACCAGCCGCACGGACGGGTCGCCGGCGCGCAGGCGTTCCACGAGGCCGCCCGTGGAGGCCCCGGAGCCGACCCCTCCGACGACGGTCAGCGGGGTCGCCGGGAACGCGGCCGCGATCCGGTCGGCGACCTCGTGGTAGCCGAGGTAGTGGACGTCGTCGTGGTACTGGCGCATCCAGTGCCAGTCGGGGTGCTCGGCGAGGAGCTCCTCCACCCGCCGCACCCGTAACTCCTGGTCCAGTTTGAGGTTCCGGGACGGCCTGACCTGCTCCACGGTGGCGCCGAGGATGTCGAGCTGGGCGCGGGTGGTGGTGTCGACGGTGGTGGACGCGACGATGTGGCAGCGCATGCCGTGGCGGTGGCAGGCGAGCGCCAGGGCGTGGGCGTAGATGCCGCTGGAGCTGTCGACCAGGGTCTGCCCCGGCCGGACCGCTCCCCGGTCCAGGAGGTGGCGGACGGCGGCGAGCGCCGAGTAGATCTTCATCGACTCGAACCGGATCAGGACGATGCGGTCGTCGAGCCGTACGAGGGCGGGGACCTTCAGGGCGTCGGCGATGTGGGGGTGGATCACCCGTAGCCTCCTTGGGCGAAGGAACACTGGTGGCCGAGCGAGTGGAAGAAGGCGGACAGCTCCGACTTGAGGCCGGCGTCGGGGCGGCCGGTGAAGAGGTAGCCGATCAGGCAGCCGGTGTGGGCGACGAAGACGCCGTCGGCGCCGAACCGCTCGCGGTGGGCGAGCACATGGTCGAACGACGCCTTGGGCAGCACGTCCTGCGACAGGGCGGCGCTGGTGGTGGCCGCCCGTGCGACGGCGGCCGGGTCGCCTGTGGAGAAACCTTTCAGCAGGTCGGTGAGGCACCGCTCGTACTCGTCGCCGCGCCGCCGGTAGTGGCGCAGCAGCGGGCCGGTGACGGCGGCGGTGTCGACCGTGCCCGGCTCGGTGACGTAGGCGGTGTGGAAGCCGATCTCCGTGCCGAGCCGGCGGACCACCCGGTGCCCGCCGCTGAGGTGCAGCGCGAACTCGTCGAGGAAGACGCTGTCCGCCCGCTCGATCGCCGCCAGGACGCGCAGGACCACGTCCGGGTCGTAGGGCAGGGCGAAGAGGCGGAACAGGCAGCGCAGGGTCGCCACGATGTCGGCGGTGGAACTCGCCATCCCCACGCCGACCCGCAGGTCGGAGTGGGCGCTCCAGCGGCCCGGCGGCAGCGTGAGCCCGAAGTGCTCCAGGAAGAGCCGCGCGGCCGTCGCGGACTTGCTCCCGAGGGGCAGCGGGTTCGGCGGGTGCGCGCCGGGGGTGAAGTGCACCCAGGAGTGGCGCTCCACGGGGAAGGACACGACGGCGATGTCCGGTACGGGGCCCGCCCGCAGCGGGCCCTGGTACAGCTCGCCCAGGGTGCCGTGGCAGACACCGGACACGGTCCGGCCGGGCGGGCGCCGCGCCTCGCGGGGCGCGGGGGCGGAGGCGGGCGCGGGCCCGGCCGCCTCGGCGGGGGGTGCCGGGGCGGGCGCGGCTCGGGTGGCGGCCGGTCGGGCGGTGGCGGTGGGGGCCTGGGCGGTACGAGCTTGGGCGGCCGCTCGGGCGGGGGCCGGTCCGGGCGGTGCGGCCTTGGTGGAGGCCGGTCCGGGCGGTGCCGCCATGGTGCGTGCCGGTCCGGGCGGTGCCGCCATGGTGCGTGCCGTCCCAGCCGACGGCCGCCCGGCCGCCGCACCGATGGAGGACGCCCCGGTCGTGGGCCCGGCCGCCGTCGGCGCCCCGGTCGATGGGGCACCGGCAGGGGGCGTGGCCCCGGCGGGTGTCAGCACCGCCCGGCCCGGTCCGCCCGGGGGTGGGCGCGGCACCCGGCGCGGGTGGCGGTAGCTCGCGTGGTCACGGACGCGTCCTCCTCCTGGTCCCGAGCCCCGAGCGGACCGGGAGGGAGGCAGGGTGCGGCACGCGCCGCGCAGCCGTCCGTACCGCCGACCCAGTCCTCGGGGTCACCGTGCACTGCCCGCACACGGGTGCGGGCGCAGTGGGCAGGTCTTCGGACTCGCGGGCTCGCCCACCGGATCACCGGTGGGCACCTACCGGCCGTCGCTTCCCAGGCCCGTCCGGGGCCCAGTGCTGGTGACGGCTTTCGTTCCCACTCACCGCTGCGGGACAGTCCCGGATTCGCACCGGGTTCCCTCTTGCGTCGCGCCGCCCCGAACCGGTCGGACAGGGGGCGCGAACCGACTGCACCGATCAGGGTAGGGCGGCCCGCGCGCGTACGGCAGGGGAGGGTCGCCGGTTGTCCGGAAGCGATCGGTCGGCACAGGGCGGCACGTGAGGCCCGTGGCTCCGGGCGGCCGGGGCGGCGGGGCGGCCGGGGCGGCCGGGGCGGCCGGGCGCCGCGTGGATGCGCCCGGCGGCCGAGGCCCCTCTCGGAGGCCGCCGAGGTCGGCGGTTCCGAGAGGCGGAGTTCGGACAGCTCACAGAGTGAGGACGAGCTTGCCCCGTACGCGCCCCTCCCGGCTCACGCGGTGCGCCTCCGCCGCCTGCTCCAGGGGCAGCGCCGACTGCACCTCGACGTGCACGGCGCCCGCGTCGACGAGCGCGCCGATCCGCCGCAGCGCCTCGCCGTCCGGGGTGACGATGACGCGCCGGGCCGTGACGCCGGGGAGGCGGTGCGCCTCGTCCACGGGCTCCGGCAGGGTGACGAGGGTGCCGCCGGGGCGCAGCAGCCGCCATGACGCGTGCTGCACCGGCCCCCCGACGGTGTCGAGGACGACGTCGTACGCGCCGTCGTGGGCGGCACCGGCGGTCCCTCCGCCCGCCGCGCGGTCGATCGGCTCGTCGACGCCGAGGCGGCGCAGGAAGTCCAGGTTGCGGGCGGACGCGGTGGCGGACACGCGGGCCCCCAGGTGGCGGGCGAACTGGACGGCGAAGTGGCCGACCCCGCCGGCGCCCGCGTGCACCAGGACCCGCGTGCCGGACCGCGCCCCCGCGGCCTCCAGCGCCTGCCACGCCGTCAGGGCGGCCAGCGGTACGGCGGCGGCCCGCGCGTACGTCAGCCGGGCCGGCATGGGCGCCACGGCGGCGGCCGGGAGGACGGCCAGCTCCTGGTAGGCGCCGCCGTACGGCAGGGGCAGCATCCCGTACACGTCCTCGCCGACGGCGGGGCCGCCCGGCACCGTGGCCCGCACCACGCCCGCCACGTCCCACCCCATCCCCAGCGGGAACGGCCGGTCGGCCCGCACCGCGCCCTCGCGGTGCTTCCAGTCGACCGGGTTGACCCCGGCGGCCCTGACCTCCACCAGGACCTCCCCGTCGGCGGGTACCGGCGCGGGCCGCCGCACCAGCTCCAGAACGCTCTCGTCCCCGTACCGGGAGAAGACCACCGCACGCATCGAAACAGCTCCTGTTCACTGCCCTGGACCACCGCCCCTCCGCCCGCCGGTCGCACGGCCGGGAAGCAGCGCGGCGGATCGGCGGATCGGCGGAGCACCGGATGAGCGCCGCCCGGCCGGTCGGGGCGGGGCGGCGCGGGGCGACGTCCGTTCGCCGCACCTCCGCCACCCTCGCCGCCCGGCGGAGGCGGAGCCACCACCCCGCGAGTACCCGGCGCGCGGGCCTCGACGGGAGGGGCCGTCACGGGAAGGGGGGTACCCGCAGGGACAGGCGGGGCGCCGTGCCCGCCGCGCATACTGGCGCGCATGCACCCAGCCAGTGAACTCGGCGCGTTCCTGAAGTCGCGTCGCGCCCGCGTGACCCCGGAGCGGGCCGGGCTCCCGGTCCTCGACCGGCGCCGTGTCGCGGGGCTGCGGCGCGAGGAGGTGGCCGGTCTCGCGGGCGTCAGCGCCGTCTACTACACGCGCCTGGAGCAGGGCCGCGCCCGCAACCCCTCCGGCGCGGTGCTGGACGCCCTCGCCCGCGCCCTGCGGCTCGACCCGACCGAGCGCGCCCACCTGTACGACCTCGCCCACCGGGCCCCGGCCGGGCGACGCGCGGGTGGCACGCCCGCGGGTGGGAGGCCGTCCCCGGTCACGGCACCGGACGGCACCGGGGCCGGCGTACGGGCGGGGGCAGCGGGGGAGGCGCGGGTACGGGACGGGCTGCGGCGGCTCCTGGCTGCGGTGGGAGCCGTCCCGGCGTACGTCCTGGACCCGGCGATGACCGTGCTCGCGGCCAACCCCCTCGGCCACGCCCTGCTCGGCGGCCCGCCTGCGGGTGCGGCCGGCGGCCCGCCCGAGGCTCCGGCCGATGCCCCGGCCGGCGGCGGCCCCGTCGGCGGCGGCCCCGCCGGCGGCCCGAACCGGGAAGCGGACCGCAGGCCGCCGCTCAACCTCGCCCGGCACGTCTTCCTGGACGGCGTCGCCCGCGAGCTGTACCCGGACTGGGCGGACGTGGCCCGGCAGACCGTCGCCTTCCTGCGCCTGGCGGCCGGGCGGCGCCCCGGCGACGCGGGGCCCGCCCGGATCGTCGCCGAACTGTCCCGCCGCAGCGAGGACTTCCGCCACCTGTGGGCGGCGCAGGAGGTGCGGGAGAAGTCGTACGGGGCCAAACGCTTCCGGCACCCCGTGGTCGGCACCTTCGACCTCACGTACGAGACGCTCGCGCTCCCCGGCGACGAGGGCTGGTCCCTGGTCGTCTTCACCGCTCCCGACGAGCACGCCGACGCCGCCCTGCGCCTGCTCGGCAGCTGGACGGCCGAGTACCGGGCCGAGCCCGCCGCCGAGCCGCCCGGCCGATGACCCCGACGGCCGTCTGCCGGTGCTGTCCACGCGCACGGCGGGACGCGGGTGCCCGCCCGCAATTCGAGCCGGCGTCGGGCCGGCCGACCATCAGCGGCGGACTCCGGCCGGGGGCACCGTCCGGCGTGTGCCGGTACAGCACGTCGAGACCGAGGCCCGAGACCCAGAGGCGTTCAGCCGCCCGGAGGTCGCGTGAGGGCCGGGCCATGCGGATGTGCGCTGCGGCGTCTGCCGGCAGTGCTCCGCCTCGGGGCAGGAGGGTGAGGCCCGGCGTGTGCCGGCGCCTGTGTGCGCGGGCTCGGACGGCAACGAGCTTGGGGATCGAGCGCCCGTGTGCCGTCGGGCGCTGGTCCTCGTCCTTCCTGCCGAGGACCTGATGGTCCCGACCGGCATGTTCGCCGCGCGTTCCGGGGGCCCGGCCCAGGACGCGATCGCGTCGCGACGCCGCGCGCGGGAGGGGTGCGAGTCAGGGGGCGGCCGCTGGTACAACGGGGTGTGCCCGCTTCGGTTCGGGCACGGACAGCGTCCCCGCCCGGCGGCTTCGTCGCCGCGGCCTGCCGCATGGAGCCCGATGTGCATGTACCGACAGGTGCCGTCCGCCCGACCGCCCTGCTCCTGGCGTCCGTGCTCGCGGCCGCGACGCTCACCGGGTGCACGCTGCTGGAACTCACCCGGGACTGCGAGGGGACGGCCGCCAGGCTCGAGGAGCTGGCGGCGCTCGGCATCCTCGGCTCCCGGCCGGACGGGGCCACTCCCGCCCGGGGCTTCGAAGAGGTCGACGCCGGCTGCCGGGCGGACAGCGGCGAGGTCGTCGTCCACGCCGAGCGCGTGTACGCCTTCCCCGGTACGCGGGTCGAGGTGGCCGCCCACTACCGGAAGGCGGCGGCTCGGGACGGATGGGAGCCCGACGGCGCGGCAGGGCCCGACGGCCTGTGCTTCGTCAGGGACGGCATGGCCCTGTGGGTGGTCCCCCTCACCGCTGAGAGCCTCATGGAGGACGGCCTCGGGGGCCGCTCCCACTCCGCGACCGGTGCCGGGTACTCCATCGGTGTCGAGACGCACGTGGACGGCGGCAGCGAGGCGGGTTGCTGAGGGTCGCAGAGGAGGTCGGCCCTCCGGCGGCTTCGGCGCGGTCCGGTGGTCGTACGGGGTGGCCTGAAAGGGGCGGGTTATACCCGGGGGGGTATTTGACGCGAGCGGGGGTGAGCCTTTACCGTCGATGGCGTGATACCCCACGGGGTATTCGGAGGAGGGTGCTCGCGGCACGCGGGGCCGGAGGGCTTCCCCGCCGGGCGGGGCGGCTCGGGTCGCCCGGTCCGGCGGGGTGCCGGTCCCGGAGTCGCCCGGCATCTCCCTCCGCGCTGCCGGACCCGTTCGGGGGTCCGGCTCCCTTTCGGACCCGTTCATACCCCCCTGGGTATAGTGGACCCGTACGCCATGGAGGTTCGTTCCGTGTTCTTCGCCCAGTACTACCTCGACTGCCTCTCCCAGGCGTCGTACATGATCGCCGACGAGACCACCGGCAAGGCCGTGGTCGTCGACCCCCGCCGGGACGTGGCCGAGTACCTGGCGGACGCCGACGCGCGCGGATTCACCGTGGTCGGAGTGATCAACACCCACTTCCACGCCGACTTCGTCGCCGGGCACCTGGAGATGGCCGCCCGCACCGGCGCCTGGATCGGCTACGGCCGCCGCGCCGAGACCGAGTACCCGATCCGCCCGCTCGCCGACGGCGAGGCCGTCAGCCTCGGCGACGTCACCCTGAAGATCATGGAGACGCCGGGCCACACCCCGGAGTCGATCAGCGTGCTGGTGTACGAGCGCGCCGACGACGCCGTCCCGTACGGCGTGCTGACCGGCGACGCCCTCTTCATCGGGGACGTGGGCCGCCCCGACCTGCTCGCCTCCGTCGGCGTGACCGCCGAGGAACTCGGCGCCATGCTCCACGACAGCGTCCAGAACAAGCTGATGGCCCTGCCCGACGAGGTGCGGGTCTTCCCCGCCCACGGCGCCGGCTCCGCCTGCGGCAAGAACCTCTCCACCGAGCGGCAGTCGACCATCGGCGCCCAGCGCGCCACCAACTACGCCTGCCGGCCGATGAGCCGGGACGAGTTCGTGGCGATCGTGACCGCCGGCCAGTCCGCCGCCCCCGGCTACTTCGGCTACGACGCCGCCCTCAACCGCCAGGACCGCGCCCTCTTCGACCCGGCCGCCGCGCCCCGCCCGCTCACCGCCGAGGAGTTCACCGCCCGCCGCGCGGCCGGCGCCGTCGTCGTCGACACCCGCGACCCGCAGGCGTTCGCCGCCGGCCACCTGCGCGGCGCCCTCAACATCCCGGCCGACGGGCGCTTCGCCGAGCAGGCCGGAACGGTCCTGCCCGCCGACGCGGAACTGCTGGTCGTCGCGGACCAGAACCGCGAGGAGGAGATCGTGACCCGGCTGGCCCGGATCGGCTTCGACCGCGTGGGCGGCTACCTGCGCTCCCCGGACGACGCCCTGGCCGCCCTCGCCGAGGAGGTCGCCCCGGCGAGCCGGCTCACCGTCGCGCAGGTGCGCGCCGCCCTGGACGGCGACACCCCGCCCGTCGTCGTCGACGTCCGCAACTGCGGCGAGCGCGCCGAGCACGGCGCCGTCGACGGGGCCCTGCACATCGCGCTGGGCGAGCTGCCCCGCCGCCTCGACGAGATCCCGCGCGACCGGCCCCTCGTCCTGCACTGCGCGGGCGGCCACCGCTCCTCGATCGCCGCGAGCCTGCTGCGCCACCACGGGTTCACCGACGTCTCCGACATCCTCGGCGGCTACGCGGCCTGGGCCGCTCAGGCCCCCGCCCCGGCCGCCTGAGCGGACCCCGTGCCGGGCGGCCCGCCCGTCCCGCGCCGGGCGGCGGACGCACCCGCCCGGCGCGGCGAACCCCTCCCGTACCCCCACCCCCCGCCCCGTACCGCACCACCCCATGGAGTC is a window encoding:
- a CDS encoding helix-turn-helix transcriptional regulator, which codes for MHPASELGAFLKSRRARVTPERAGLPVLDRRRVAGLRREEVAGLAGVSAVYYTRLEQGRARNPSGAVLDALARALRLDPTERAHLYDLAHRAPAGRRAGGTPAGGRPSPVTAPDGTGAGVRAGAAGEARVRDGLRRLLAAVGAVPAYVLDPAMTVLAANPLGHALLGGPPAGAAGGPPEAPADAPAGGGPVGGGPAGGPNREADRRPPLNLARHVFLDGVARELYPDWADVARQTVAFLRLAAGRRPGDAGPARIVAELSRRSEDFRHLWAAQEVREKSYGAKRFRHPVVGTFDLTYETLALPGDEGWSLVVFTAPDEHADAALRLLGSWTAEYRAEPAAEPPGR
- a CDS encoding cysteine synthase family protein — protein: MIHPHIADALKVPALVRLDDRIVLIRFESMKIYSALAAVRHLLDRGAVRPGQTLVDSSSGIYAHALALACHRHGMRCHIVASTTVDTTTRAQLDILGATVEQVRPSRNLKLDQELRVRRVEELLAEHPDWHWMRQYHDDVHYLGYHEVADRIAAAFPATPLTVVGGVGSGASTGGLVERLRAGDPSVRLVGVQPFGSVTFGSQDHHDPEAIIAGIGSSIPFGNVRHHLYDALHWLDFTHAMSGTVALLRDHAVFAGLSTGAGYLAATHEARRHPDRLHLVVGADTGHRYVERVFARHTEALDPAALKPVEVSAPEEMSMPWSTMAWRRAARPSTTSEPATTTTTTPGTAKAAPPGTAAQTPPGTSTPIPSPTATATATAAPSPTAKEHAA
- a CDS encoding NADP-dependent oxidoreductase, giving the protein MRAVVFSRYGDESVLELVRRPAPVPADGEVLVEVRAAGVNPVDWKHREGAVRADRPFPLGMGWDVAGVVRATVPGGPAVGEDVYGMLPLPYGGAYQELAVLPAAAVAPMPARLTYARAAAVPLAALTAWQALEAAGARSGTRVLVHAGAGGVGHFAVQFARHLGARVSATASARNLDFLRRLGVDEPIDRAAGGGTAGAAHDGAYDVVLDTVGGPVQHASWRLLRPGGTLVTLPEPVDEAHRLPGVTARRVIVTPDGEALRRIGALVDAGAVHVEVQSALPLEQAAEAHRVSREGRVRGKLVLTL
- a CDS encoding GHMP family kinase ATP-binding protein, with translation MAAPPGPASTKAAPPGPAPARAAAQARTAQAPTATARPAATRAAPAPAPPAEAAGPAPASAPAPREARRPPGRTVSGVCHGTLGELYQGPLRAGPVPDIAVVSFPVERHSWVHFTPGAHPPNPLPLGSKSATAARLFLEHFGLTLPPGRWSAHSDLRVGVGMASSTADIVATLRCLFRLFALPYDPDVVLRVLAAIERADSVFLDEFALHLSGGHRVVRRLGTEIGFHTAYVTEPGTVDTAAVTGPLLRHYRRRGDEYERCLTDLLKGFSTGDPAAVARAATTSAALSQDVLPKASFDHVLAHRERFGADGVFVAHTGCLIGYLFTGRPDAGLKSELSAFFHSLGHQCSFAQGGYG
- a CDS encoding rhodanese-like domain-containing protein, whose translation is MFFAQYYLDCLSQASYMIADETTGKAVVVDPRRDVAEYLADADARGFTVVGVINTHFHADFVAGHLEMAARTGAWIGYGRRAETEYPIRPLADGEAVSLGDVTLKIMETPGHTPESISVLVYERADDAVPYGVLTGDALFIGDVGRPDLLASVGVTAEELGAMLHDSVQNKLMALPDEVRVFPAHGAGSACGKNLSTERQSTIGAQRATNYACRPMSRDEFVAIVTAGQSAAPGYFGYDAALNRQDRALFDPAAAPRPLTAEEFTARRAAGAVVVDTRDPQAFAAGHLRGALNIPADGRFAEQAGTVLPADAELLVVADQNREEEIVTRLARIGFDRVGGYLRSPDDALAALAEEVAPASRLTVAQVRAALDGDTPPVVVDVRNCGERAEHGAVDGALHIALGELPRRLDEIPRDRPLVLHCAGGHRSSIAASLLRHHGFTDVSDILGGYAAWAAQAPAPAA